The proteins below come from a single Vidua chalybeata isolate OUT-0048 chromosome 1, bVidCha1 merged haplotype, whole genome shotgun sequence genomic window:
- the SNAI2 gene encoding zinc finger protein SNAI2, which produces MPRSFLVKKHFNSSKKPNYSELDTHTVIISPYLYESYPVPIIPQPEILSSVAYNPITVWTTTGLLPSPLPNDLSPLSGYPSSLGRVSPPPPSDTSSKDHSGSESPISDEEERIQSKLSDPHVIEAEKFQCSLCNKTYSTFSGLAKHKQLHCDAQSRKSFSCKYCDKEYVSLGALKMHIRTHTLPCVCKICGKAFSRPWLLQGHIRTHTGEKPFSCPHCNRAFADRSNLRAHLQTHSDVKKYQCKNCSKTFSRMSLLHKHEESGCCVAH; this is translated from the exons ATGCCACGTTCCTTCCTGGTCAAGAAGCATTTCAATTCATCCAAGAAGCCGAATTACAGTGAGCTGGACACTCATACAG TGATTATATCCCCATACCTGTACGAAAGCTATCCAGTCCCTATCATACCACAGCCAGAGATCCTGAGCTCAGTAGCTTACAATCCCATTACTGTGTGGACTACAACTGGGCTGCTACCGTCTCCATTACCCAATGACCTCTCTCCACTTTCTGGATACCCCTCATCTTTGGGAAGAGTCAGCCCACCTCCACCTTCTGACACCTCCTCCAAAGATCACAGCGGTTCAGAAAGCCCCATTAGCGATGAAGAAGAGAGAATCCAGTCAAAGCTTTCAGACCCTCATGTAATTGAAGCCGAAAAGTTCCAGTGCAGTTTGTGCAACAAGACCTATTCGACTTTCTCTGGGTTGGCCAAACACAAGCAGCTGCACTGTGATGCCCAGTCTAGGAAATCGTTCAGCTGCAAGTACTGTGACAAGGAGTATGTCAGCCTAGGAGCACTTAAGATGCACATCAGGACCCACACGCTACCTTGTGTCTGCAAGATCTGCGGCAAGGCTTTCTCTAGACCCTGGCTACTTCAAGGACACATTAGAACTCACACTG GAGAGAAGCCATTTTCCTGTCCTCACTGCAACAGAGCTTTTGCAGACAGATCCAATCTGAGGGCTCATCTGCAGACCCACTCAGATGTGAAGAAATACCAGTGCAAAAATTGCTCCAAAACTTTCTCCAGAATGTCTCTTCTGCACAAACATGAGGAATCTGGCTGCTGTGTAGCACACTGA